Proteins encoded together in one Candidatus Margulisiibacteriota bacterium window:
- the def gene encoding peptide deformylase has protein sequence MARKILKFPNPKLRLKAKPVKKLTPAIVKLIDEMTLIMHLAPGVGLAAPQVGKSLRVIVVDVGPGPIALVNPELLKKSGHQIFTEGCLSLPGVEAPVERAAEVEVRGLDRDGQEIVVTAEGLLATVFQHEIDHLDGFVFIDRVKNPATIKYVPRRNEKKEELI, from the coding sequence ATGGCCCGGAAAATATTAAAGTTCCCCAATCCAAAACTCCGCCTGAAGGCGAAGCCGGTCAAGAAGCTCACCCCGGCGATCGTTAAATTGATCGATGAGATGACCTTGATCATGCACTTAGCACCCGGGGTCGGCTTGGCGGCTCCCCAGGTGGGGAAGAGTTTGAGAGTGATCGTGGTCGATGTCGGTCCCGGGCCGATCGCCCTGGTCAATCCGGAGCTACTGAAAAAGTCCGGCCACCAAATTTTTACCGAAGGTTGTCTCTCCTTGCCTGGCGTGGAAGCGCCGGTCGAGCGGGCCGCCGAGGTCGAGGTTCGGGGGCTCGACCGCGACGGCCAGGAGATCGTCGTGACGGCGGAAGGGTTGCTGGCGACCGTTTTCCAGCACGAGATCGACCACCTGGACGGGTTCGTCTTTATCGACCGGGTCAAAAACCCAGCAACTATTAAATATGTGCCGCGCCGCAATGAGAAGAAAGAGGAACTGATTTGA
- the fmt gene encoding methionyl-tRNA formyltransferase produces MKIVFFGTPEPAAKILASLPARGVEIVGVVTQPDRPKGRGLKSAFSPVKELALQHKWPLSQPERVKSNPDFQAWLMNLKPDLAIVVAYGQILPQTVLDIPRHGFINLHASLLPKYRGAAPIQWALLKGEKVTGLTIFRLTAGLDTGPILAQQPVVIEDNDNAATLSARLFTAGEELLVKTLPAIADGRAPGEPQDEAAATYAPTLTKESGEIDWKKSAREIHDRIRGLYPWPAAHTFFHGQRLKLLVSELAGLDLSTAAHLPGTIVSLLKGEGFIVATGEGNILIKQLQLAAGKALKASDFSHGHDVKTGETLPN; encoded by the coding sequence TTGAAGATAGTCTTTTTCGGCACGCCTGAGCCGGCGGCAAAGATATTGGCGTCCTTACCCGCCAGGGGGGTCGAAATAGTCGGCGTGGTGACCCAGCCCGACAGGCCGAAGGGGCGGGGGCTCAAGTCGGCATTTTCTCCGGTCAAAGAGCTGGCCCTCCAGCATAAGTGGCCGCTCTCTCAACCGGAGCGGGTTAAGTCTAACCCTGACTTTCAGGCTTGGCTGATGAACCTTAAACCGGACCTGGCGATCGTCGTTGCCTACGGGCAGATCCTGCCGCAAACCGTCCTTGATATTCCCCGGCACGGGTTTATCAATCTCCACGCTTCGCTCTTACCCAAGTACCGTGGTGCGGCGCCGATCCAGTGGGCCCTGCTCAAAGGGGAGAAAGTGACCGGGCTGACGATCTTTCGCCTGACCGCCGGCCTTGATACCGGACCGATCCTCGCCCAGCAACCGGTGGTTATCGAAGACAACGACAACGCGGCCACCCTCTCGGCTCGGCTGTTCACGGCGGGCGAGGAATTGCTAGTTAAAACATTGCCGGCGATCGCCGACGGTAGGGCCCCGGGCGAACCGCAAGATGAGGCCGCCGCCACTTACGCGCCGACGCTAACCAAGGAGAGCGGCGAGATCGATTGGAAAAAAAGCGCCCGCGAGATCCATGACCGGATCAGAGGGCTCTACCCCTGGCCGGCGGCCCACACTTTTTTCCACGGGCAGAGATTAAAGTTGCTCGTTTCAGAGCTGGCCGGCCTTGATCTTTCGACCGCGGCCCATTTGCCGGGGACGATCGTTTCGTTGTTGAAGGGTGAGGGCTTTATCGTCGCCACCGGAGAGGGGAATATCCTGATAAAACAGCTCCAGTTGGCGGCAGGCAAAGCGCTTAAAGCCTCGGATTTCTCCCACGGCCACGACGTAAAAACCGGCGAAACCCTTCCCAATTAA
- a CDS encoding thioredoxin family protein: MEIKVFGKPGCEFCKTTMKKFETFFSRWNIDPAQIKLAFFDMETVDGMAEGAFYSVTKIPSTVIERGSDIVRRWDGVVPLSEEFKEYFSDSTGAPQASAVN, from the coding sequence ATGGAAATTAAAGTTTTTGGCAAACCAGGCTGCGAGTTTTGCAAGACGACGATGAAGAAGTTCGAGACATTTTTCAGCCGCTGGAACATTGACCCGGCGCAGATCAAGCTGGCGTTCTTTGACATGGAGACTGTCGACGGGATGGCGGAAGGGGCTTTTTACAGCGTGACCAAGATCCCCTCGACCGTGATCGAGCGGGGGAGCGACATTGTGAGGCGCTGGGACGGGGTAGTGCCGCTGTCCGAAGAATTCAAAGAATATTTCAGCGACAGCACCGGGGCGCCGCAGGCCAGCGCGGTCAATTAG
- the nrdD gene encoding anaerobic ribonucleoside-triphosphate reductase, giving the protein MSTLATISRAPDPAAEEATDLSIFVRTSTDDIVAWDRERIVEALSLETGLNREIAGIIAIEVEKQIKAMSVKNITAPLVRELVDVKLLEYGLEDARRKHTRLGVPVYDVRRIIFHKNKENANTPHSPEATNLTLAENIKKEFALLNVFSLPVADAHMSGEIHLHDLGFSDRPYCSGQSLEYIKKFGLDLPDAGRTEKPAQDADELISQLVKFSVALHGFFAGAIGWDAVNLFLAPYLEGLTPEAVKKLARKLIYDFASVAVARGGQGLFSDLNIYWEVPKHFEAVPAIGPGGEYTGKKYADYLLPAQAFATAMFEVYLEGDGAGRPFFFPKPLVHLTEKFFLTPGHEEFLKLICEVAAEKGNTYFVFDRGETAKISECCRLSFKLDYSDLQDAKEPWRMRYSAIQNVTVNLPRIAYLAEKDDAKLFQVIGEKLEVACQAHREKRDFVEELLREGPNGPLSLLATKRDGETYLRLRRVTHLVGILGLNEMVQYHLGRELHADNEALKLGLKIIAFMKVKCQELSEKYDLHFVLEQTPAESTAYRFARLDLEHFPRQAESVIKGKPGTSEIYYTNSTYFNVAVPMNAIDRVKQEGLFHPLIDAGALTHVWLGESRPSAESVANFVIKTFRQTESAQIAFSPEFTACSDCGRTARGLHERCPYCSSGEIEGITRITGYFSRIPGWNKGKIAELRDRHKTKEV; this is encoded by the coding sequence ATGAGCACTTTAGCCACCATTAGCCGCGCGCCGGACCCGGCGGCCGAAGAGGCGACCGACCTGTCAATCTTTGTCCGGACCTCGACCGACGACATCGTCGCCTGGGACCGGGAGCGGATCGTCGAGGCCTTGAGCCTCGAGACCGGGCTCAACCGGGAGATCGCCGGGATCATCGCCATCGAGGTGGAGAAGCAGATCAAGGCGATGTCGGTCAAGAACATTACCGCGCCGCTGGTCCGCGAGCTGGTCGACGTCAAGCTGCTGGAGTACGGCTTGGAGGACGCCCGGCGCAAACATACCCGGCTCGGCGTGCCGGTCTACGACGTCCGCCGGATCATCTTTCACAAGAATAAAGAGAATGCCAACACCCCTCATTCGCCGGAAGCGACCAACCTGACCCTGGCCGAGAACATCAAGAAAGAGTTCGCCTTGCTCAATGTCTTTTCCCTGCCGGTGGCCGACGCCCACATGTCGGGCGAGATCCATCTCCACGATCTCGGCTTTTCCGACCGGCCCTACTGCAGCGGCCAGTCGCTCGAGTACATTAAAAAGTTCGGTCTCGACCTGCCGGACGCCGGACGAACGGAAAAACCGGCCCAAGACGCGGACGAACTGATCTCCCAGTTGGTCAAGTTCTCGGTCGCCCTCCACGGTTTTTTTGCCGGGGCGATCGGTTGGGACGCGGTCAACCTTTTTCTCGCCCCTTACCTGGAAGGCCTTACTCCTGAAGCGGTCAAAAAACTGGCCCGCAAGCTGATCTACGATTTCGCTTCGGTGGCCGTGGCCCGCGGCGGGCAGGGCTTATTTTCCGATCTGAACATCTACTGGGAAGTGCCGAAACATTTTGAAGCTGTTCCGGCGATCGGTCCCGGCGGGGAATATACCGGTAAAAAATACGCCGATTACCTGTTGCCGGCGCAAGCCTTTGCCACGGCGATGTTTGAGGTCTATCTCGAAGGTGATGGGGCGGGGCGCCCGTTCTTCTTCCCCAAACCGCTGGTCCACCTGACCGAGAAATTCTTTCTTACTCCCGGTCATGAGGAATTTCTAAAGTTGATCTGCGAAGTGGCGGCGGAAAAAGGGAACACTTATTTTGTTTTTGACCGGGGCGAAACGGCCAAGATCTCGGAATGCTGCCGGCTCTCCTTTAAACTGGACTACTCCGACCTCCAGGACGCGAAAGAGCCGTGGCGGATGCGCTATTCGGCCATCCAGAACGTGACCGTCAATCTGCCGCGGATCGCTTACCTGGCCGAAAAGGATGACGCCAAACTGTTCCAGGTCATCGGTGAGAAGCTGGAGGTCGCCTGCCAGGCGCACCGGGAGAAACGGGACTTCGTGGAAGAGTTGCTGCGCGAGGGGCCGAACGGGCCGCTCTCCCTCCTGGCGACGAAGCGCGACGGCGAGACCTATCTCCGCCTGCGCCGGGTCACCCATCTGGTCGGCATCCTGGGCCTGAACGAGATGGTCCAATACCATTTGGGCCGGGAACTGCACGCGGACAACGAAGCGCTCAAGCTGGGGCTCAAGATCATCGCCTTCATGAAAGTAAAATGCCAGGAACTGTCGGAAAAGTACGACCTCCATTTCGTCTTGGAACAGACCCCGGCCGAATCAACTGCCTACCGTTTTGCCCGGCTCGACCTGGAGCATTTTCCGCGGCAGGCGGAGTCGGTCATTAAAGGTAAACCGGGGACGTCGGAGATCTATTACACCAACTCAACTTACTTTAACGTTGCCGTGCCGATGAACGCGATCGACCGGGTCAAACAGGAAGGGTTGTTCCACCCGCTGATCGATGCCGGGGCGCTGACCCACGTCTGGCTGGGAGAGAGCCGGCCGAGCGCCGAGTCGGTCGCCAATTTTGTCATCAAGACCTTCCGGCAGACCGAGAGCGCGCAGATCGCCTTCTCGCCGGAATTTACCGCCTGTTCGGACTGCGGCCGGACGGCCCGCGGCCTGCACGAGCGCTGCCCGTACTGTTCCTCTGGCGAGATCGAAGGGATCACCCGGATCACCGGCTATTTTTCGCGGATCCCGGGGTGGAACAAGGGAAAGATCGCCGAGTTGCGCGACCGTCATAAAACCAAGGAGGTCTAG
- a CDS encoding sodium-dependent transporter has product MAEGKSRPQWGTKLGIIMAVAGSAVGLGNFLRFPVQAAQNGGGAFMIPYFISFLLLGIPLMWIEWAIGRHGGLFGHGSAPFILNRLSQHRIVKYLGVIGIFGPVVIFIYYTYIESWLLGYAFFALTGQLLATVTPEAMKGFLAAYQGLAPGSNLWTAYAFFLITFALNFYFLYRGVRGGIELLCKIALPILFLFGIILAGRIMMIPHIVDGLGFLWNPDWSVLWSAKVWMAAAGQIFFTLSVGIGVILTYASYLKHGDDVVLSGLTAASTNELAEVVLGGSIVIPAAFVFLGAAGAAQAAASGAFNLGFVTMPLIFGQLQFGAIFALLWFVLLFLAGITSSVSLAEPAVAFISDEFDLARKRAVLRLGAILFLLCQFPIFFLANGVVDELDFWGGTFALVLFGTIETVLFVWVFGMDKAWDEMHRGAEMTIPGFYRPIIKYVTPAFLFLILGSWFWQQGWPVIMMHGVPEANRPYVLATRLGLVLLFAAIAFLVRIAWYRKKKAGEIE; this is encoded by the coding sequence ATGGCGGAAGGTAAATCGCGGCCGCAGTGGGGGACGAAACTCGGGATAATAATGGCCGTGGCCGGTTCGGCGGTCGGGCTCGGTAATTTTCTCCGTTTCCCGGTCCAGGCGGCGCAGAACGGCGGCGGCGCTTTTATGATCCCCTACTTTATCTCTTTTCTCTTGCTCGGCATCCCCTTGATGTGGATCGAGTGGGCGATCGGCCGCCACGGCGGATTGTTCGGTCACGGGAGCGCTCCGTTCATCCTCAACCGGCTCTCCCAGCACCGGATCGTCAAATATCTGGGAGTGATCGGGATATTTGGTCCGGTCGTCATCTTTATCTATTACACCTACATTGAATCGTGGTTGCTCGGCTATGCCTTTTTTGCCCTGACCGGACAACTGTTGGCCACGGTCACCCCGGAGGCGATGAAAGGATTCTTGGCCGCCTATCAGGGACTGGCCCCCGGCAGCAACCTCTGGACCGCCTACGCCTTTTTCCTGATAACTTTCGCGCTTAATTTTTATTTTCTCTACCGCGGCGTACGAGGCGGGATCGAATTGCTTTGCAAGATCGCCCTGCCGATCTTGTTCCTTTTCGGCATCATCTTGGCGGGTCGGATCATGATGATCCCACATATCGTGGACGGGCTGGGTTTTCTCTGGAACCCTGATTGGTCGGTCCTGTGGAGCGCCAAGGTCTGGATGGCGGCGGCGGGACAGATCTTTTTTACTTTAAGCGTCGGGATCGGGGTTATTCTGACCTATGCCAGTTACCTGAAGCACGGTGATGATGTCGTCCTCTCCGGGCTGACCGCCGCGTCAACTAACGAGTTGGCCGAGGTCGTCTTGGGCGGTTCGATCGTTATCCCGGCGGCGTTCGTTTTCCTGGGAGCGGCCGGAGCAGCGCAAGCGGCGGCCAGCGGCGCTTTTAACCTCGGCTTTGTGACGATGCCGCTGATCTTTGGCCAGCTCCAGTTTGGCGCCATCTTCGCGCTCCTCTGGTTCGTCCTCCTTTTTCTGGCGGGGATCACTTCGTCGGTCTCGCTGGCCGAGCCGGCAGTCGCCTTTATTTCCGACGAGTTTGACCTGGCCCGGAAACGGGCGGTCTTGAGACTGGGCGCGATCTTATTCTTGCTCTGCCAATTCCCGATCTTTTTCCTGGCGAATGGGGTGGTTGATGAGCTCGATTTCTGGGGCGGGACCTTCGCGCTGGTCCTCTTCGGCACGATCGAAACGGTCTTGTTCGTTTGGGTCTTTGGGATGGACAAGGCGTGGGACGAGATGCATCGCGGCGCGGAAATGACGATCCCCGGCTTCTACCGCCCGATCATTAAGTACGTCACCCCGGCCTTCCTCTTCCTTATTCTTGGCTCATGGTTCTGGCAACAAGGCTGGCCGGTGATCATGATGCACGGTGTGCCGGAAGCCAACCGTCCTTACGTGCTGGCTACCAGGCTGGGCTTAGTGCTCCTCTTCGCGGCGATCGCCTTTCTGGTCCGGATCGCCTGGTACCGGAAGAAAAAGGCAGGGGAGATCGAATGA
- the ispH gene encoding 4-hydroxy-3-methylbut-2-enyl diphosphate reductase, with product MEILIAGHSGFCEGVERAFKIAVDTAKAGQPVFMLGNLVHNKQVVEKLKNQGVKTVSSVAEIPANSRGSLLISAHGVAPEIYQEAESKKLKIIDTTCPWVKKAQKIARELAAEGRPVIIVGDKGHPEVEALVGWSGGRGIVVEQTAELDKLALNPGDKVGIIAQTTQAEKHFSAMVTALKNKLKDVKEFDTICGATSKRQAAAIELARQVNLMLVIGDSMSANTKRLTELCSETGTTTHQIETAAGLDKNWLTGKKKVGVTAGASTPEWVIAEVIEKLKSRGGL from the coding sequence ATGGAAATCCTGATCGCCGGACATTCCGGTTTTTGCGAGGGGGTTGAGCGGGCCTTTAAGATCGCCGTTGATACCGCGAAGGCCGGCCAGCCGGTCTTTATGCTCGGCAATCTCGTCCACAACAAGCAGGTGGTCGAGAAACTGAAAAACCAGGGGGTTAAAACCGTCTCCTCCGTGGCCGAAATACCCGCCAACAGCCGCGGCAGCCTGCTGATCTCCGCCCACGGCGTGGCACCCGAGATTTACCAGGAGGCTGAAAGCAAAAAACTGAAGATCATTGATACCACCTGCCCCTGGGTAAAAAAAGCTCAAAAGATCGCCCGGGAGCTGGCGGCCGAAGGCCGTCCGGTGATCATCGTCGGCGATAAAGGACACCCGGAAGTCGAAGCGCTGGTCGGTTGGAGCGGCGGCCGGGGAATAGTGGTCGAACAAACCGCCGAGCTTGATAAATTGGCGCTTAACCCGGGCGATAAAGTCGGGATCATCGCCCAAACCACCCAGGCGGAAAAACATTTTAGCGCCATGGTCACAGCGCTAAAGAATAAACTCAAAGATGTCAAAGAATTTGACACGATCTGCGGCGCTACTTCCAAACGCCAGGCGGCGGCAATCGAACTGGCCAGGCAAGTCAACCTCATGCTGGTCATCGGCGACAGCATGAGCGCCAACACCAAACGGCTGACGGAGCTTTGTTCGGAAACCGGCACCACCACGCATCAGATCGAAACCGCCGCGGGGCTGGATAAAAACTGGTTAACTGGAAAAAAGAAGGTCGGCGTTACGGCCGGAGCCTCCACCCCGGAATGGGTGATCGCGGAAGTGATCGAGAAACTAAAAAGTAGAGGCGGTCTTTAG
- the nrdR gene encoding transcriptional regulator NrdR, with protein sequence MKCPFCDNVEDKVLESRETDDGETIRRRRECGSCRGRFTSYERIEERPLLVIKRDGRREQFSREKLIKGLLRACEKRPVSAETIEALVDELERELHREAGREVMSSKIGDWLMERLQAHDKVAYIRFASVYRKFEHVSEFLKEVKELTAS encoded by the coding sequence ATGAAATGCCCGTTCTGTGATAATGTTGAAGATAAGGTGCTGGAATCGCGCGAAACCGATGACGGTGAGACGATCCGCCGCCGGCGCGAGTGCGGCTCCTGTCGCGGCCGTTTTACCTCTTACGAGAGGATAGAAGAGCGGCCTTTGCTGGTGATTAAGCGCGACGGCCGGCGCGAGCAGTTTAGCCGGGAGAAGCTGATCAAAGGCCTCCTGCGCGCCTGCGAGAAACGGCCGGTCTCGGCCGAGACGATCGAGGCGCTGGTCGATGAATTGGAGCGGGAGCTCCACCGCGAAGCGGGGCGGGAAGTGATGAGTTCGAAGATCGGGGATTGGCTGATGGAGCGGCTTCAGGCCCACGACAAGGTCGCCTACATCCGCTTTGCTTCGGTCTACCGGAAGTTCGAGCATGTTTCGGAGTTTTTAAAAGAAGTAAAAGAATTAACGGCAAGTTAG
- the nrdD gene encoding anaerobic ribonucleoside-triphosphate reductase: protein MTQLLADQEKRTDSTDQALFVRTSGDDIVGWDRGKIVDALVRETELNRELAEEIGIEVEAQLKGLKLKNVTSPLIRELVDVKLLEFGLEEARRRHTRLGSPLYDVRNIIFNPNKENANVPHGPEATNLTLAENIKKEFALLDVFTQDIADAHMRGDLHLHDLGFIDRPYCSGQSVEYVKKFGLDLPNALAIAKPAKHAEVLLAQMVKFSAALQGVFAGAIGWDAVNLFFAPFLTGMSDAEIKQIAQMMIYEYSQQAVARGGQAIFSDINIYWEVPKHFEDVPAIGPGGEYTGKKYGDYLGESQRFAWALFDVYAKGDGSGRPFFFPKPLVHITEKFFKTSRHEEFLNHISAVAADMGNTYFVFDRGDTAKISECCRLSFKLEQSDLDDAKEPWRMRYSALQNVTINLPRLAFKASGSTSRLFEMIDQSLEMVARAHIQKKKFICDILAAGQKGPLSLLTMQRDGQPYLRMWRVSYLVGILGLNELVQAHLGRELHENTEALKFGLKVISFMRLKCEELTKRYNMHFVLEQTPAESTAYRFAKLDREHYPKFSERVVKGVKGSNEIYYTNSTYFNVSVPMNPVERVKQEGLFHPLIDAGALTHVWLGESKPSAESIANFVVKTFRHTENAQIAFSPEFTSCNACGRITRGLRETCPHCQSGDIEGITRITGYFSRITGWNKGKIGELKDRYRNNEHFSHH, encoded by the coding sequence ATGACCCAATTATTAGCAGATCAGGAAAAGAGGACCGATTCGACCGACCAGGCCTTGTTCGTGAGGACTTCAGGTGACGACATTGTCGGGTGGGACCGGGGGAAGATCGTCGACGCGCTGGTGCGCGAGACGGAACTGAACCGGGAACTGGCCGAGGAAATCGGGATCGAGGTCGAGGCCCAGCTCAAGGGGCTGAAGCTCAAGAACGTTACGTCGCCTCTTATTCGAGAGTTGGTTGACGTGAAGTTACTCGAGTTCGGCCTGGAAGAGGCGCGCCGCCGGCACACCCGGCTCGGTTCTCCCCTATATGATGTAAGAAATATCATCTTTAACCCGAACAAGGAGAACGCCAACGTCCCCCACGGGCCGGAAGCGACCAACCTGACCCTGGCCGAGAATATCAAGAAAGAGTTCGCCCTGCTTGATGTTTTCACCCAGGATATCGCCGACGCCCATATGCGCGGCGACCTCCATCTCCACGACCTCGGCTTTATCGACCGGCCGTATTGCAGCGGCCAGTCGGTTGAATACGTCAAGAAGTTCGGCCTCGACCTGCCCAATGCCCTGGCGATCGCCAAACCGGCCAAGCATGCCGAGGTCCTCCTCGCTCAGATGGTCAAGTTCTCCGCGGCCCTTCAGGGGGTCTTTGCCGGAGCGATCGGCTGGGACGCGGTCAATCTATTTTTCGCCCCATTCCTCACCGGCATGTCCGATGCCGAGATCAAACAGATCGCCCAGATGATGATCTACGAGTACAGCCAGCAGGCGGTGGCCCGCGGCGGACAGGCGATCTTCTCCGATATCAACATTTACTGGGAAGTGCCGAAACATTTTGAAGATGTCCCGGCGATCGGCCCGGGGGGAGAGTACACCGGTAAGAAATACGGTGATTATCTCGGCGAGTCGCAGCGCTTTGCCTGGGCGCTGTTTGACGTCTATGCCAAAGGCGACGGTTCGGGGCGCCCCTTCTTCTTCCCCAAGCCGCTCGTCCACATAACGGAAAAGTTCTTCAAAACGTCGCGCCACGAAGAGTTCCTCAACCATATCTCGGCGGTCGCGGCCGACATGGGGAACACCTATTTTGTCTTCGATCGCGGCGATACGGCCAAAATATCCGAATGCTGCCGCCTCTCTTTCAAGCTGGAGCAGTCCGACCTCGACGACGCTAAAGAGCCGTGGCGGATGCGCTACTCGGCGCTGCAGAACGTGACGATCAACCTGCCGCGCCTGGCCTTCAAGGCGAGCGGTTCGACCAGCCGGCTGTTCGAAATGATCGACCAGTCGCTGGAGATGGTCGCCCGCGCCCATATCCAGAAAAAGAAGTTCATCTGTGACATCCTGGCGGCCGGCCAGAAGGGCCCGCTCTCGCTGCTGACCATGCAGCGCGACGGCCAGCCGTATCTTAGGATGTGGCGCGTCAGTTACCTGGTCGGGATCCTCGGGCTGAACGAGCTGGTCCAGGCGCATCTCGGCCGGGAATTGCACGAAAACACGGAGGCGTTGAAATTCGGTCTCAAGGTCATCTCCTTCATGAGGCTCAAGTGCGAAGAGCTGACCAAGCGCTACAATATGCACTTTGTCCTGGAGCAGACCCCGGCCGAGTCGACCGCCTACCGCTTTGCCAAGCTGGACCGTGAGCATTATCCCAAGTTTTCCGAGCGCGTCGTTAAGGGCGTGAAGGGAAGCAACGAGATCTACTATACCAACTCGACCTACTTCAATGTTTCCGTGCCGATGAACCCGGTCGAACGGGTGAAGCAGGAAGGGCTCTTCCATCCGCTGATCGATGCCGGCGCGCTGACCCACGTCTGGCTGGGCGAGAGCAAGCCGAGCGCCGAATCGATCGCCAATTTCGTCGTCAAGACCTTCCGCCACACCGAGAACGCCCAGATCGCTTTCTCTCCGGAGTTCACTTCCTGCAACGCCTGCGGCCGGATCACCCGCGGCCTGCGCGAAACCTGCCCGCACTGCCAATCCGGCGATATTGAGGGGATCACTCGGATCACCGGCTATTTCTCCCGGATCACCGGCTGGAACAAGGGGAAGATCGGCGAACTCAAAGACAGGTACCGGAACAATGAGCACTTTAGCCACCATTAG
- a CDS encoding phosphodiester glycosidase family protein: MTFSIYHRTLAGFLLLLALAAPAGAEQLTRVRLGYFPDKIRIVLDFDATFTYSLDESKEKIIINLPKVEASGDIQNYIEISDLIVRYLEVERESEGLKISIPLTEPIPYNIFYLNDSPRLVIDFNRDFTNLLSGGTVIDGVEWLKASKGTQNGRITANILKIDLNKAEVSPALARKDKPNLFDSFINVFNPWKTADPDKHFFRARVSSIAEDQGAVAAVNGTYFAYTGKPLGTLLVNKELVATPIHDRTALILTDDHQAIIDNILLDCYFRAPNGVRYNITGVNQGRGKEAVVLYTPAWGERTGTGRDGLELTVVGNVVRDVLVGNSAIPPDGYIISLSGPAVQFLTDNVQTGNKLDVHIKVIPYSTSPGTINDLISGGPRLVKNGLVYVSKNEEQFKSDIAKGRAARTAVGVTKENKLLLVTVDGLPRQKEARDDKSSIGMTLEELAEFMINLGAVEAMNLDGGGSTTMWIDGRVVNRPANGGETAVSNALVVRPR, from the coding sequence ATGACTTTTTCAATATATCATCGGACGCTGGCCGGTTTTCTTTTGCTCCTGGCGCTGGCGGCGCCGGCCGGCGCCGAACAATTGACCCGGGTCCGCCTCGGCTATTTCCCGGACAAGATCAGGATCGTCCTTGATTTTGACGCCACTTTTACTTATTCGCTCGATGAATCGAAAGAAAAGATCATCATCAACCTCCCCAAGGTCGAGGCGTCCGGAGACATCCAGAATTATATCGAGATCAGCGACCTGATCGTCCGCTACCTCGAGGTTGAGCGGGAGAGTGAGGGGCTCAAGATCTCGATCCCCCTGACCGAGCCGATCCCCTACAATATTTTTTATCTCAACGACTCCCCGCGGCTGGTCATCGATTTCAACCGGGATTTTACCAATCTCCTTTCGGGCGGGACGGTCATCGACGGGGTGGAATGGCTCAAGGCCTCGAAAGGGACCCAGAACGGCCGGATCACGGCCAACATCTTGAAAATCGACCTGAACAAGGCGGAAGTCTCCCCCGCCCTCGCCCGCAAAGACAAGCCGAACCTCTTCGACTCGTTCATTAACGTCTTCAATCCGTGGAAGACGGCCGATCCCGACAAGCATTTCTTCCGCGCCCGGGTCAGCTCAATCGCCGAAGACCAGGGGGCGGTCGCCGCGGTCAACGGGACCTACTTTGCCTACACCGGCAAGCCGCTCGGCACCCTGCTGGTCAACAAGGAGCTGGTCGCCACCCCGATCCACGACCGGACCGCCTTGATCCTGACCGACGACCATCAGGCGATCATCGATAACATCCTGCTCGATTGCTACTTCCGGGCCCCCAACGGCGTGCGCTACAACATCACCGGGGTCAACCAAGGTCGCGGCAAAGAAGCGGTCGTCCTCTACACTCCGGCCTGGGGCGAGAGGACCGGCACCGGCCGTGACGGCCTGGAACTGACCGTCGTCGGCAATGTCGTCCGGGACGTCCTGGTCGGCAATTCGGCTATTCCACCCGACGGTTATATCATCTCGCTGAGCGGGCCGGCGGTCCAGTTCCTGACCGACAATGTCCAAACCGGTAACAAGCTCGATGTCCATATCAAGGTCATCCCCTACTCCACCTCACCGGGGACGATCAATGACCTGATCTCGGGGGGGCCGCGCCTGGTCAAGAACGGGCTCGTCTACGTTTCTAAAAATGAGGAACAATTCAAGTCGGATATAGCCAAAGGACGCGCCGCTCGCACGGCGGTCGGGGTGACCAAAGAGAATAAATTACTGCTGGTAACGGTCGACGGTCTCCCCCGGCAAAAAGAGGCGCGCGATGACAAGAGCAGTATCGGGATGACCCTGGAGGAATTGGCGGAGTTTATGATCAACCTGGGGGCGGTCGAGGCGATGAACCTCGACGGCGGCGGCTCGACCACCATGTGGATCGACGGGCGGGTGGTGAACCGACCGGCTAACGGCGGCGAGACCGCCGTCAGCAACGCCCTGGTCGTCCGCCCCCGCTAA